A window of the Corynebacterium minutissimum genome harbors these coding sequences:
- a CDS encoding Bax inhibitor-1/YccA family protein yields the protein MRSSNPVMSSLSSSRNQNQTQSNPFGQSDNPFNEATRSADRPLTVDDVVTKTGITLAVIIALAVLNFCIGALFNPVVAMGLTLVGAIGGLITVLVSTFGKKFGSAAVTLIYAAFEGLFVGGFSYIVAGGSLDKTGGAALADLGEIGVGIGQAIMGTVGVFIGMLMVYKTGAVKVTPKFNKIMFGLITGVAVLALVNFLGAIFFGFNPLRDGGAIAIIFSLVCIVLASLSFMTDFDQADRLIRQGAPAQYAWGIALGLAVTLVWLYTEILRLLSYFRD from the coding sequence GTGCGTTCTAGCAACCCCGTCATGAGTTCCCTCTCATCCAGCCGAAACCAGAACCAGACTCAGAGCAATCCGTTTGGTCAGAGCGACAACCCGTTTAACGAGGCCACCCGTAGTGCCGACCGCCCGCTGACCGTTGATGACGTGGTGACCAAGACTGGTATCACCCTCGCCGTCATCATCGCGCTGGCTGTTCTTAACTTCTGCATTGGCGCGCTGTTTAACCCAGTTGTGGCGATGGGTCTGACCTTGGTTGGTGCCATCGGTGGCTTGATTACCGTGCTGGTGTCGACGTTTGGCAAGAAGTTCGGTTCTGCTGCCGTGACTCTTATCTACGCCGCATTTGAGGGCCTCTTTGTCGGTGGCTTTTCGTACATCGTTGCCGGTGGATCTCTTGATAAAACGGGTGGTGCGGCACTCGCCGACCTAGGTGAGATCGGCGTGGGCATTGGCCAGGCCATTATGGGTACGGTCGGCGTCTTCATCGGCATGCTCATGGTCTACAAGACCGGTGCAGTGAAGGTGACCCCGAAGTTCAACAAGATTATGTTCGGACTCATTACTGGTGTCGCCGTCTTGGCATTGGTTAATTTCCTGGGCGCTATTTTCTTCGGCTTTAACCCGCTGCGTGACGGCGGCGCGATTGCCATTATTTTCTCCTTGGTTTGCATCGTCCTGGCATCCCTGTCCTTCATGACCGACTTCGACCAGGCTGACCGACTTATTCGTCAGGGTGCTCCGGCACAGTACGCGTGGGGTATCGCCCTTGGCTTGGCCGTGACCTTGGTCTGGCTCTACACCGAGATTCTGCGTCTGCTGAGCTACTTCAGGGATTAG
- a CDS encoding amino acid permease: MTSSTLTESPRTHSVTLWTLVALIIGSTVGAGIFSLPQNIASVAGPGAMLLGWLIAGVGMLSVAFVFQILAHRKPHLDSGVYSYVRAGLGDFIGFTSGWGYWLGSVMAQVGYATLFFNTIGHYVPFFDADHQWASAIAVSLLSWGIFAVLARGIKQAAIMNMVTSVAKIVPILAFVVIVLFVGFSWDKFTLDFWGERSDKSVFEQVQGIMLFTVWVFIGVEGASVYSKQARTRRDVGRATVIGFVSVLALLVSVSTLSFGVLTQEELAALPDNSMASVLTAVVGPWGGALISLGLCLSVLGAYVSWQMLCAEPIVLMAIDGLIPRKIGTVNVAGAPWVAQLISTLAIQLFVIVFFLNETSYNAMVQLATIMYLLPYIFSSLYLVLLTVRGKGLTHPHAGVKFDLSGPEVGRRSNRRHFFIGLVAFIYSLWLIYAADPVYVLLGALAVLPSLIPYVATRLYKKERVFNTFEWCVVAIVIIGAIAAVWGLSTGALVL; the protein is encoded by the coding sequence ATGACCTCTTCAACACTCACCGAATCGCCGCGCACGCACTCCGTGACGCTGTGGACGCTTGTAGCGCTCATCATCGGTTCCACGGTGGGCGCCGGCATCTTCTCTCTGCCGCAAAATATTGCCTCCGTGGCCGGACCCGGCGCCATGCTGCTGGGATGGCTCATCGCGGGCGTCGGCATGCTCTCTGTAGCATTCGTTTTCCAGATTCTTGCCCACCGCAAGCCACACCTCGACTCCGGTGTGTACTCCTACGTCCGCGCCGGCTTGGGTGACTTCATTGGCTTTACGTCAGGTTGGGGATACTGGCTTGGTTCCGTCATGGCGCAGGTGGGCTACGCCACCTTGTTCTTCAATACCATCGGCCATTACGTGCCCTTCTTCGATGCTGATCACCAGTGGGCCTCCGCCATCGCGGTGTCGCTATTGTCGTGGGGCATCTTTGCCGTTCTGGCCCGCGGTATTAAGCAAGCAGCCATCATGAATATGGTGACCTCGGTGGCCAAGATCGTGCCCATCCTTGCCTTCGTCGTCATCGTCCTGTTCGTGGGCTTTAGCTGGGATAAATTCACTCTGGACTTCTGGGGCGAGCGCTCCGACAAGTCCGTTTTTGAGCAGGTACAAGGCATCATGCTCTTTACTGTGTGGGTCTTTATCGGTGTGGAGGGTGCTTCGGTGTACTCCAAGCAGGCCCGCACCCGCAGGGACGTTGGCCGCGCTACAGTGATCGGCTTTGTCAGCGTTCTCGCGCTTCTCGTGTCCGTCTCCACCCTGAGCTTCGGCGTACTTACTCAGGAAGAGCTGGCAGCACTGCCGGATAACTCCATGGCCTCTGTCCTCACCGCCGTAGTGGGACCATGGGGCGGCGCGCTCATCTCCCTTGGCCTGTGCCTGTCCGTCCTGGGCGCGTATGTGTCCTGGCAGATGCTGTGCGCGGAGCCGATTGTCCTCATGGCTATCGACGGCCTCATCCCCCGCAAGATTGGCACCGTCAACGTTGCCGGCGCACCGTGGGTAGCGCAGCTAATTTCCACCTTGGCGATTCAGCTCTTTGTCATCGTCTTCTTCCTCAACGAGACCTCCTATAACGCCATGGTGCAGCTGGCCACCATCATGTACCTCCTTCCCTACATCTTCTCCTCGTTGTATTTGGTTCTTCTCACCGTGCGTGGCAAGGGGCTGACCCACCCGCATGCTGGTGTGAAGTTTGATCTCTCCGGGCCTGAGGTAGGACGCCGTAGCAATCGACGCCACTTTTTCATCGGCCTCGTCGCCTTCATCTACTCCCTGTGGCTCATCTACGCCGCCGATCCGGTCTACGTGCTCCTCGGCGCGCTTGCCGTGCTTCCGAGCCTGATCCCGTACGTGGCTACTCGCCTGTACAAGAAGGAGCGCGTGTTCAATACCTTCGAGTGGTGTGTGGTGGCGATCGTCATTATCGGCGCCATTGCTGCCGTGTGGGGACTGAGCACCGGCGCACTCGTTCTCTAA
- a CDS encoding septum formation initiator family protein, whose protein sequence is MARTTPTRTKRRNTVPVHTRARDAHKTPKRPKKPKGLDILGVGVIIAVVLVVLLTIAVPLRNYYNGQSEIARLESSIAAKQERKDKLLAEIDKYRSDEYIKQEARRRFGVMDEGETAFRIMDPRMDSGDTVTSEHREDIDEREWYTVLWDSVAESE, encoded by the coding sequence ATGGCACGCACTACCCCTACTCGCACGAAGCGCCGGAACACTGTTCCGGTCCACACGCGTGCCCGCGATGCCCACAAAACCCCGAAGCGCCCGAAGAAGCCTAAAGGTCTCGATATCCTCGGGGTAGGCGTCATCATCGCGGTGGTACTCGTCGTCTTGCTCACCATCGCCGTGCCGCTGCGTAACTACTACAACGGCCAGTCCGAAATTGCCCGCCTGGAAAGCTCCATCGCAGCCAAGCAAGAGCGCAAGGACAAGCTTTTGGCGGAAATCGATAAGTATCGTTCGGACGAGTACATCAAACAAGAGGCCCGCCGCCGCTTCGGCGTCATGGACGAAGGTGAAACCGCCTTCCGAATCATGGATCCGCGCATGGATTCCGGTGACACCGTGACCTCAGAGCACCGCGAAGACATTGATGAGCGCGAGTGGTACACCGTGCTGTGGGACTCCGTTGCCGAATCGGAATAG
- a CDS encoding MazG nucleotide pyrophosphohydrolase domain-containing protein, whose product MTVLLLDPRWPTMIPLEAHGKLLGPAVFTDEVPVKVRWNFDELLCGEDPEGKGVLVSTNASDPEVRALLDDSHDLILAPSLDDPLWQAREVMSKARSIGEWERDQTHDTLLPYLAEESAEFADAVKDGASDAELLKELGDVFLQVLFHAEIAARRGAFTLDDVAASFVNKMRSRAPYLFDGTEDVVGVEEQERLWAEGKARENR is encoded by the coding sequence ATGACTGTGCTCTTGCTCGATCCGCGTTGGCCCACGATGATTCCTCTGGAAGCCCATGGAAAGCTGCTTGGACCTGCAGTTTTCACCGACGAAGTGCCGGTAAAGGTGCGTTGGAACTTCGACGAGTTACTGTGCGGTGAGGATCCAGAAGGCAAAGGTGTGCTAGTAAGCACGAATGCGTCTGACCCTGAGGTGCGGGCGCTTCTCGACGACTCCCATGACCTTATCCTCGCTCCTTCCCTCGACGACCCTCTGTGGCAGGCGCGGGAGGTCATGTCGAAGGCTCGCAGTATTGGTGAGTGGGAGCGCGATCAAACCCATGACACCTTATTGCCCTACCTGGCTGAAGAATCCGCGGAGTTCGCTGACGCGGTAAAGGATGGCGCGTCTGACGCCGAGCTTCTCAAAGAACTAGGAGACGTTTTTCTCCAGGTTCTTTTTCACGCGGAGATTGCCGCGCGGAGAGGCGCTTTCACCTTGGATGATGTGGCAGCGTCCTTTGTAAACAAAATGCGCTCCCGCGCGCCCTACCTGTTCGACGGCACAGAGGACGTCGTCGGGGTAGAGGAGCAGGAGCGCCTGTGGGCTGAGGGGAAAGCCCGCGAGAACCGTTAA
- a CDS encoding DUF501 domain-containing protein, translating to MTVTDADLDVVREQLGRTPRGVVDIAYRTPDGAPAVIKTAPKLPDGTPFPTLYYLTDPRLTAEASRLEVAHVMKWMEQRLAEDEALQKDYLAAHEHYLAIRNEMEDLGTQFSGGGMPDRVKCLHVLIAYALAEGPDRVRFGTEAVAMAAEHGKLRGSAIPEEWPTVGDLGIDMAQFDFSNAG from the coding sequence ATGACCGTGACCGATGCTGATCTTGACGTTGTCCGCGAACAACTTGGCCGCACTCCGCGCGGCGTCGTAGACATTGCTTACCGCACCCCCGACGGAGCGCCCGCAGTGATTAAAACTGCGCCAAAGCTTCCCGACGGCACCCCGTTCCCCACTCTCTACTACCTCACCGACCCGCGCCTGACGGCCGAAGCGTCGCGCCTTGAGGTCGCCCACGTCATGAAGTGGATGGAACAGCGCCTCGCAGAAGATGAGGCGCTGCAGAAGGACTATCTGGCCGCTCACGAGCACTACCTTGCTATCCGCAACGAGATGGAAGATCTCGGTACGCAGTTCTCCGGTGGCGGTATGCCAGATCGCGTGAAGTGCCTCCACGTACTGATTGCATATGCCTTGGCCGAAGGTCCCGACCGCGTACGTTTCGGCACGGAAGCCGTCGCAATGGCAGCAGAACACGGTAAACTCCGTGGCAGCGCCATTCCGGAAGAGTGGCCTACCGTGGGGGACTTGGGCATCGATATGGCCCAATTTGATTTTTCTAACGCCGGTTAA
- the eno gene encoding phosphopyruvate hydratase — translation MADIIHVMAREILDSRGNPTVEAEVFLDDGARGVAGVPSGASTGVHEAHELRDGGERYLGKGVLKAVENVNEEITDEIAGFEADDQRLIDEALIKLDGTENKSRLGANAILGVSIAVAKAAAESAGLPLYRYIGGPNAHVLPVPMMNILNGGSHADSGVDVQEFMIAPIGAETFGEALREGTEVYHALKSVIKDKGLSTGLGDEGGFAPSVESTKAALDLIVEAIKKAGFEPGKDIALALDVASSEFYKDGKYHFEGGEHTAEEMAKVYEDLIANYPIVSIEDPLQEDDWEGYTKLTETIGDKVQIVGDDFFVTNPARLQEGIDKKAANALLVKVNQIGTLTETFDAVELAHRNGYRTMMSHRSGETEDTTIADLAVALNCGQIKTGAPARSERVAKYNQLLRIEQELGSAAVYAGRSAFPRFQG, via the coding sequence ATGGCTGACATCATCCACGTAATGGCACGCGAAATTCTTGATTCCCGCGGTAACCCGACTGTTGAGGCTGAGGTTTTCCTCGACGACGGTGCACGCGGCGTCGCCGGCGTTCCGTCTGGCGCATCCACCGGTGTTCACGAGGCACACGAGCTGCGTGACGGCGGCGAGCGCTACTTGGGCAAGGGTGTGCTCAAGGCAGTTGAAAACGTCAACGAAGAAATCACCGACGAGATCGCTGGCTTCGAGGCTGATGACCAGCGTCTCATCGACGAAGCGCTCATCAAGCTTGACGGTACGGAGAACAAGTCTCGCCTCGGCGCTAACGCCATCCTCGGCGTTTCCATCGCTGTAGCCAAGGCTGCCGCTGAGTCCGCCGGCCTGCCGCTCTACCGCTACATTGGTGGTCCGAACGCTCACGTCCTGCCTGTTCCGATGATGAACATCCTCAACGGTGGCTCCCACGCGGACTCCGGCGTTGACGTCCAAGAGTTCATGATTGCTCCGATCGGCGCGGAGACCTTCGGTGAGGCACTGCGTGAAGGTACCGAGGTCTACCATGCGCTCAAGTCCGTCATCAAGGACAAGGGCCTGTCCACCGGCCTGGGTGACGAGGGTGGTTTCGCACCGTCTGTGGAGTCCACCAAGGCCGCACTTGATCTCATCGTTGAGGCCATCAAGAAGGCTGGCTTCGAGCCGGGCAAGGACATTGCCCTGGCACTGGACGTGGCTTCCTCCGAGTTCTACAAGGACGGCAAGTACCACTTCGAGGGCGGCGAGCACACCGCTGAAGAGATGGCCAAGGTTTACGAGGACCTCATTGCCAACTACCCGATCGTCTCCATCGAGGACCCGCTGCAGGAGGATGACTGGGAGGGCTACACCAAGCTCACCGAGACCATCGGTGACAAGGTCCAGATCGTTGGCGATGACTTCTTCGTCACCAACCCGGCACGTCTCCAGGAGGGCATCGACAAGAAGGCTGCTAACGCCCTGCTCGTGAAGGTCAACCAGATTGGTACCCTCACCGAAACCTTCGATGCCGTTGAACTGGCTCACCGCAACGGCTACCGCACCATGATGTCCCACCGCTCCGGCGAGACCGAGGACACCACCATTGCTGACCTTGCCGTTGCCCTGAACTGTGGCCAGATCAAGACCGGTGCTCCGGCTCGTTCCGAGCGCGTTGCCAAGTACAACCAGCTTCTGCGTATCGAGCAGGAACTGGGCAGCGCCGCCGTTTACGCCGGCCGCTCCGCATTCCCGCGCTTCCAGGGTTAA
- a CDS encoding Ppx/GppA phosphatase family protein, with the protein MTRVAAVDCGTNSIRLLISEIQGDGKIRDISRTMEIVRLGQGVDATGEFAPEALARTRAALEEYVKQMKFEKVERVRMVATSATRDAKNHRDFFDMTAELLGQIQPGARAEIISGEEEALLSFTGAVADLSSEKGPYCVIDLGGGSTEFVVGTIDGEILGSHSAQMGCVRLTERMMRSDPPTEAEIEIATDYVAERMADVERIVPIDKAVTFVGCAGTFTTLSALAQGMERYDADSIHGSELRFDALRVLIRQMIGLSSDVRALNPVIHPGRADVIGGGCVAVEGIMTMIERNSSARSFFISEKDILDGIIAGLAAA; encoded by the coding sequence ATGACTCGCGTCGCTGCTGTCGACTGCGGAACCAACTCCATCCGTCTACTCATCAGTGAGATTCAAGGCGATGGCAAGATTCGGGACATTTCCCGCACGATGGAAATTGTTCGCCTTGGTCAAGGCGTCGATGCTACCGGCGAGTTCGCTCCGGAGGCCCTCGCGCGTACCCGCGCAGCCTTGGAGGAGTACGTCAAGCAGATGAAGTTCGAAAAGGTTGAGCGCGTGCGCATGGTGGCTACCTCGGCCACGCGTGATGCCAAGAATCATCGTGATTTCTTCGACATGACGGCGGAGCTTCTCGGCCAAATTCAGCCGGGGGCTCGCGCTGAGATTATCTCCGGTGAGGAGGAAGCCCTGTTGTCTTTTACCGGCGCTGTGGCGGACCTCAGCTCGGAGAAGGGGCCTTATTGCGTCATTGACTTGGGTGGAGGCTCCACCGAGTTCGTCGTCGGCACTATCGACGGTGAAATCCTAGGCTCTCACTCCGCTCAGATGGGTTGTGTCCGTCTCACCGAACGCATGATGCGCAGTGATCCGCCTACTGAAGCAGAAATCGAGATCGCCACTGATTACGTCGCTGAGCGTATGGCCGACGTGGAGAGAATCGTACCCATCGACAAAGCCGTCACCTTCGTCGGCTGCGCCGGAACCTTCACCACGTTGTCTGCTCTTGCCCAAGGCATGGAGCGCTATGACGCCGATTCCATCCACGGTTCCGAGCTGCGTTTCGACGCCCTGCGTGTGCTGATCCGTCAAATGATAGGTCTGTCCTCGGACGTCCGTGCCCTCAATCCGGTCATCCACCCAGGCCGTGCTGACGTCATCGGCGGTGGATGCGTAGCCGTCGAAGGCATCATGACCATGATTGAGCGCAACAGCAGCGCCCGCTCCTTCTTTATCAGTGAGAAGGATATTCTCGACGGAATTATCGCCGGTCTCGCCGCAGCCTGA
- a CDS encoding HNH endonuclease signature motif containing protein, which produces MVATTTTTSSVPLAYFSHSNPDDPVCVAGMFLRRAEYEFWLHNLPALEADSDSEVMKLSVKTAKTARQVAKNVMGVLRLEELPKVKQLQDAQALLDMASLVAIDEVMSKLGHPTRAVVAEIDENLSRWFVPKRPNQVFPTASQIRRRVRDIAKVLDDSVAFRDTRKKNRYSILTRGQRAFLELEVDSTVGVVIHELIKETARKHEVSMADAMVLLLSGTVEPEAGKVVVHTYKASDVEGAPVFVQGHGWRGEDIPAAKVVERDLSQVPKASDSYRPSDFVRKYVEGRDGTCRAGGCDVPAWMCQLDHRINYAEGGPTHPDNLVCLCQRHHNMKTEGRAFYILDPVTGDVVWLLADGSWVTTQATGPLAPSMRRWARSVAEDVMAHRAKMHEDAKALKVELDNGDIVEVFDMTDPADRDNTNGGDIPF; this is translated from the coding sequence ATGGTGGCAACCACAACAACAACTTCTTCTGTTCCTTTGGCGTATTTTTCTCATTCAAATCCTGATGATCCGGTTTGTGTTGCGGGGATGTTTCTGCGGCGCGCGGAGTACGAGTTTTGGTTACATAATCTTCCGGCTTTGGAGGCTGATTCTGATAGTGAAGTGATGAAGCTTTCGGTCAAGACTGCCAAGACGGCCAGGCAAGTCGCTAAGAATGTGATGGGGGTTCTTCGGCTTGAAGAATTGCCGAAGGTCAAGCAGTTGCAGGATGCGCAGGCGTTGTTGGATATGGCGTCGCTGGTAGCGATTGATGAGGTCATGTCGAAGCTGGGGCATCCGACTAGGGCGGTGGTGGCAGAAATTGATGAGAATCTTTCGCGCTGGTTTGTACCGAAGCGGCCTAATCAGGTGTTTCCGACAGCGAGTCAGATTCGGCGCCGGGTGCGTGATATCGCCAAAGTATTAGATGATTCAGTAGCATTTCGTGATACGCGTAAAAAGAACCGGTATTCCATCCTTACTCGAGGCCAGCGGGCGTTTCTTGAGTTAGAGGTTGATTCCACTGTGGGTGTGGTCATCCATGAGCTGATTAAAGAAACCGCCAGAAAGCATGAGGTTTCAATGGCGGATGCCATGGTGCTGTTGTTGTCGGGCACAGTGGAGCCGGAGGCAGGCAAAGTGGTGGTGCATACTTATAAGGCGTCTGATGTGGAGGGGGCACCGGTGTTTGTTCAGGGCCATGGGTGGCGTGGTGAGGATATACCAGCAGCCAAGGTGGTTGAGCGGGATTTAAGCCAGGTACCTAAAGCATCTGATTCTTATCGTCCGTCTGATTTTGTGCGTAAGTATGTTGAGGGCCGTGATGGGACGTGTCGGGCTGGGGGGTGTGATGTGCCAGCGTGGATGTGTCAGTTGGATCATCGGATTAATTATGCCGAGGGTGGGCCAACACATCCAGATAACTTGGTGTGTTTGTGCCAGCGTCATCACAATATGAAGACCGAGGGCAGGGCCTTTTATATTTTGGATCCCGTTACCGGTGATGTGGTGTGGTTGTTAGCTGATGGCAGTTGGGTGACCACGCAAGCCACAGGCCCGCTAGCACCCTCGATGCGCAGGTGGGCTCGTAGTGTTGCTGAGGATGTTATGGCGCATCGAGCGAAGATGCATGAGGATGCCAAAGCATTAAAGGTGGAGTTGGATAACGGTGACATCGTTGAAGTCTTCGACATGACCGACCCCGCAGACCGCGACAATACTAACGGTGGCGATATTCCCTTCTAA